One genomic window of Microbacterium sp. BH-3-3-3 includes the following:
- a CDS encoding fumarylacetoacetate hydrolase family protein: MLTDAQIDAIAAELAEADRAHAVIPRITARYPDATVDDSYRIQGRWRDTQIAAGRTLVGRKIGLTSKAMQQATGITEPDYGVMFDDTVYRSGAQIPVDHFSNVRIEVELAFVLKAPLEGPDCTLDDALAAIDYAVPALEVLNSHIELEGRTIVDTISDNAAYGAMVLGDVHRRPDEIDLRWVPGVLSRNGEIEETGVAAGVLGHPATGVAWLANKFHQHGARLEAGEIILAGSFTRPMWVSRGDDVLCDYGPMGTISCRFV; this comes from the coding sequence ATGCTCACCGACGCACAGATCGACGCCATCGCGGCCGAGCTCGCCGAGGCCGATCGCGCCCACGCGGTCATCCCGCGCATCACGGCGAGGTACCCGGATGCCACGGTCGACGACTCGTATCGGATCCAGGGCCGCTGGCGCGATACGCAGATCGCCGCGGGGCGCACGCTCGTGGGGCGCAAGATCGGCCTGACCTCCAAAGCGATGCAGCAGGCGACGGGCATCACCGAGCCCGACTACGGCGTGATGTTCGACGACACCGTCTACCGCTCCGGCGCGCAGATCCCCGTCGACCACTTCTCGAACGTGCGCATCGAGGTGGAGCTCGCCTTCGTGCTGAAGGCGCCGCTCGAAGGCCCCGACTGCACGCTCGACGACGCCCTCGCCGCGATCGACTACGCCGTGCCCGCGCTCGAGGTGCTCAATTCGCACATCGAGCTCGAGGGCCGCACGATCGTCGACACGATCAGCGACAACGCCGCGTACGGCGCGATGGTGCTCGGCGACGTGCACAGACGCCCCGACGAGATCGACCTGCGCTGGGTCCCCGGCGTGCTGAGCCGCAACGGCGAGATCGAAGAGACGGGGGTCGCCGCCGGCGTCCTCGGTCACCCGGCGACCGGCGTCGCGTGGCTCGCCAACAAGTTCCACCAGCACGGCGCGCGCCTGGAGGCGGGCGAGATCATCCTGGCAGGATCGTTCACGCGCCCGATGTGGGTGTCGCGCGGCGACGACGTGCTGTGCGATTACGGACCGATGGGAACGATCTCGTGCCGCTTCGTCTGA
- a CDS encoding aldolase/citrate lyase family protein: protein MPLRLTPTFRAALTASDRPLAGMWLCTGNPVVAEVAAGSGLDWLLIDMEHSATSIEQVLVQLQVVAAYPITPVVRVPANDVVTIKRVLDVGAQNLIVPMVSSADEARAAVAATRYPPQGVRGVGSALARSARWNRIDGYLAEAAEHVSLTVQIETTAGVAAAAEIAAVEGVDAVFVGPSDLSASLGLLGQQSHPDVVAAVHAVFAAARDAGTPVGVNAFDPAVAEAYLDAGADFVAVGADVALLARASEALAARFVSARGGLRESY from the coding sequence GTGCCGCTTCGTCTGACCCCCACCTTCCGGGCCGCGTTGACGGCATCCGATCGTCCGCTCGCCGGCATGTGGCTCTGCACGGGCAATCCCGTCGTCGCCGAGGTGGCCGCCGGCTCCGGCCTCGACTGGCTGCTCATCGACATGGAGCACTCGGCGACGTCGATCGAGCAGGTGCTCGTGCAGCTGCAGGTCGTCGCCGCCTACCCCATCACCCCCGTGGTGCGCGTGCCCGCGAACGACGTCGTCACCATCAAGCGCGTCCTCGACGTGGGCGCGCAGAACCTCATCGTGCCCATGGTCTCGTCGGCCGACGAGGCCCGGGCCGCCGTCGCGGCGACCCGGTATCCGCCGCAGGGCGTGCGCGGAGTGGGCAGCGCCCTGGCCCGCAGCGCCCGCTGGAACCGCATCGACGGCTACCTCGCCGAGGCCGCCGAGCACGTGTCGCTGACGGTGCAGATCGAGACCACCGCGGGTGTCGCCGCCGCGGCCGAGATCGCCGCCGTCGAGGGGGTGGATGCCGTCTTCGTCGGTCCCTCCGACCTGTCGGCGTCCCTGGGGCTCCTGGGGCAGCAGTCGCACCCCGACGTCGTGGCGGCGGTGCACGCGGTGTTCGCCGCGGCACGGGATGCCGGAACCCCGGTCGGCGTGAACGCCTTCGACCCGGCGGTGGCCGAGGCCTACCTCGACGCGGGCGCCGACTTCGTCGCGGTGGGGGCCGATGTGGCGCTGCTGGCGCGGGCGTCGGAAGCCCTGGCCGCGCGCTTCGTCAGCGCGCGCGGGGGTCTGCGCGAGAGCTACTGA
- a CDS encoding helix-turn-helix transcriptional regulator yields MSESPELSSTASRALVIEHERIVAEQADRHAVTLESILAILRSARLDDRAARALAVETAAAALVVLRTSTDQQRSALLEPVTGAFARLRTDLRPLVRHGDLDVQFVEPPATGRALPGEVAHEARAIVRSAVLALLDRGTPHRVRIQWDCDGLNLLIGIRDDGAGTLTAHDDSLGPIVERVSALNGAFDVASTPGWGSELSVVLPLDPPPRPDFLDEAVDLSPRESEVLSLVVAGSRNRAIAERLGISENTAKFHVSNLLRKAGVSTRAELAALGTARAQ; encoded by the coding sequence GTGAGTGAGTCACCCGAACTGTCGTCGACCGCGTCGCGCGCGCTCGTCATCGAACACGAACGCATCGTCGCCGAACAGGCCGACCGTCACGCGGTGACCCTCGAGTCGATCCTGGCGATCCTGCGGTCGGCGCGGCTCGACGATCGCGCCGCCCGTGCCCTGGCCGTCGAGACCGCGGCCGCCGCCCTCGTCGTTCTGCGCACCTCGACCGACCAGCAGCGCAGCGCCCTGCTCGAACCCGTGACCGGCGCGTTCGCGCGGCTGCGCACCGACCTGCGCCCGCTCGTGCGACACGGCGACCTCGACGTGCAGTTCGTCGAGCCGCCCGCAACCGGACGCGCCCTGCCCGGCGAGGTCGCCCACGAGGCGCGGGCCATCGTGCGCAGCGCCGTGCTGGCCCTGCTCGACCGGGGGACGCCCCACCGCGTGCGCATCCAGTGGGACTGCGACGGACTCAACCTGCTGATCGGCATCCGCGACGACGGCGCGGGCACGCTCACCGCCCACGACGATTCGCTCGGACCGATCGTCGAGCGGGTGAGCGCCCTCAACGGGGCGTTCGACGTCGCGTCGACGCCCGGATGGGGCTCCGAGCTGTCGGTCGTGCTGCCGCTCGATCCGCCGCCGCGGCCCGACTTCCTCGACGAGGCCGTCGACCTCAGCCCCCGCGAGAGCGAGGTGCTCAGCCTGGTCGTCGCGGGGTCGCGCAACCGCGCGATCGCCGAACGTCTGGGGATCAGCGAGAACACGGCGAAGTTCCACGTGTCGAACCTGCTGCGAAAGGCCGGCGTCTCCACGCGCGCGGAGCTGGCGGCGCTGGGGACGGCGCGCGCTCAGTAG
- the hxlB gene encoding 6-phospho-3-hexuloisomerase, which translates to MTSSDARIADSLARISGELTAVVDRLVTEPAGLDGVLDVLTDADRVFVFGAGRSGLALRMTAMRLMHLGLDVHVVGETTTPAIGPGDALLTASGSGTTAGIVRAADTATEVGARIVAITTAADSPLGRAADALVVVPAAAKLDRSGAASTQYAGGLFEQAVVLVGDAIFDALWQRSGLSADDLWPRHANLE; encoded by the coding sequence ATGACCTCTTCCGACGCCCGCATCGCGGACTCCCTCGCCCGGATCTCGGGCGAGCTGACCGCGGTCGTCGACCGTCTCGTCACTGAGCCCGCCGGTCTCGACGGCGTCCTCGACGTGCTGACCGACGCCGACCGCGTCTTCGTCTTCGGCGCCGGTCGCTCGGGCCTGGCGCTGCGCATGACCGCGATGCGCCTCATGCACCTCGGCCTCGACGTGCACGTCGTCGGCGAGACCACCACCCCGGCCATCGGCCCCGGCGACGCGCTCCTGACCGCGAGCGGCTCGGGCACGACGGCGGGGATCGTCCGCGCGGCCGACACCGCGACCGAGGTCGGCGCGCGCATCGTCGCGATCACCACGGCCGCCGATTCGCCGCTCGGACGCGCCGCCGACGCGCTCGTCGTGGTGCCCGCCGCGGCGAAGCTCGACCGCTCGGGAGCCGCCTCGACGCAGTACGCGGGCGGTCTCTTCGAGCAGGCCGTCGTGCTCGTCGGCGACGCGATCTTCGACGCGCTGTGGCAGCGCTCGGGGCTCTCGGCCGACGACCTCTGGCCGCGCCACGCGAACCTCGAATGA
- the hxlA gene encoding 3-hexulose-6-phosphate synthase, whose translation MKLQFAMDTLTTEAALDLAAAAAPHVDILELGTPLIKSEGLSAITAIKKAHPDKIVFADLKTMDAGELEADIAFGAGADLVTVLGSAGDSTIVGAVTAAKKHGKGVVVDLIGVADKPARAREVIALGAEFVEMHAGLDEQAEEGFTFGTLLRDGEAAGVPFSVAGGVTVASIADVQKSGAQVAVAGSAIYSSPDVGAAAAALRAAIV comes from the coding sequence ATGAAGCTGCAGTTCGCCATGGACACCCTCACGACCGAGGCCGCCCTCGATCTCGCCGCCGCCGCGGCGCCCCACGTCGACATCCTCGAGTTGGGCACGCCGCTCATCAAGAGCGAAGGCCTCTCGGCCATCACCGCGATCAAGAAGGCGCATCCCGACAAGATCGTCTTCGCCGACCTGAAGACGATGGATGCCGGTGAGCTCGAAGCCGACATCGCCTTCGGCGCCGGTGCCGACCTCGTCACCGTGCTCGGCTCGGCCGGCGACAGCACGATCGTCGGCGCGGTCACCGCGGCCAAGAAGCACGGCAAGGGCGTCGTCGTCGACCTGATCGGGGTGGCCGACAAGCCCGCCCGCGCCCGGGAGGTCATCGCCCTCGGCGCCGAGTTCGTCGAGATGCACGCCGGCCTCGACGAGCAGGCCGAAGAGGGCTTCACCTTCGGCACGCTGCTGCGCGACGGCGAAGCGGCCGGGGTGCCGTTCTCGGTCGCGGGCGGCGTCACCGTCGCGAGCATCGCCGATGTGCAGAAGTCGGGCGCGCAGGTCGCCGTCGCCGGCAGCGCCATCTACAGCTCTCCCGACGTGGGCGCCGCCGCGGCCGCGCTCCGCGCCGCGATCGTCTGA
- a CDS encoding cytochrome C5, producing the protein MTESVLNDLLRRVTESGLLDDAQIDEDSVIGVGHLDAAGVEVEVDLDPEFDDESDSDLDAIMVALKDVLSVSEDRWRAIVEEVASDIEDALDDDELSADIDLRTDLEAIGVGVFADAIIVVFAGQTSFPDALVHVQLTPELEVEDIEIIGDDEEDDEETTEG; encoded by the coding sequence ATGACTGAGTCTGTGCTGAACGACCTCCTCCGCCGCGTCACCGAGAGCGGTCTGCTCGACGACGCCCAGATCGACGAAGACAGCGTCATCGGCGTGGGGCACCTGGATGCCGCCGGCGTCGAGGTGGAGGTCGACCTCGACCCCGAGTTCGACGACGAGAGCGACTCCGACCTCGACGCGATCATGGTCGCGCTCAAGGACGTGCTGTCGGTGAGCGAGGACCGCTGGCGCGCGATCGTCGAAGAGGTCGCGAGCGACATCGAGGACGCCCTCGACGATGACGAGCTCAGCGCCGACATCGACCTGCGCACCGACCTCGAAGCGATCGGGGTGGGTGTGTTCGCCGACGCCATCATCGTCGTGTTCGCCGGCCAGACGTCGTTCCCCGACGCGCTCGTGCACGTGCAGCTGACCCCCGAGCTCGAGGTCGAAGACATCGAGATCATCGGCGACGACGAAGAAGACGACGAAGAGACCACCGAGGGCTGA
- a CDS encoding bifunctional methylenetetrahydrofolate dehydrogenase/methenyltetrahydrofolate cyclohydrolase, which yields MTATILDGKAASAAIKDELTERIAALRERGVVPGIATVLVGADPASQLYVGMKHRQSEAIGMNSIQVELPAEATQAEVEAVIDQLNADPACHGYIVQLPLPKHIDTDAILERIDPAKDADGLHPTNLGRLVLNVNAPITTPLPCTPRGVIELLLRGGYDLKGKEVVVVGRGVTIGRSIGLLLTRREINATVTLTHTGTADLAKHLRQADVIVAAAGVKHIVRAEDVKPGAAVLDVGVTRETDPETGKSRVHGDVHPDVAEVAGFVSPNPGGVGPMTVALLMTNVVEAAERATAL from the coding sequence ATGACGGCGACGATTCTCGACGGCAAGGCCGCTTCGGCGGCGATCAAAGACGAACTCACCGAGCGGATCGCGGCCCTGCGCGAGCGCGGGGTCGTGCCGGGCATCGCGACGGTGCTCGTCGGCGCCGACCCGGCCTCGCAGCTGTACGTGGGGATGAAGCACCGGCAGTCCGAGGCGATCGGCATGAACTCGATCCAGGTGGAGCTGCCCGCCGAGGCCACGCAGGCCGAGGTCGAGGCCGTCATCGACCAGCTCAACGCCGACCCCGCCTGCCACGGGTACATCGTGCAGCTGCCCCTGCCGAAGCACATCGACACCGACGCGATCCTCGAGCGCATCGACCCGGCCAAAGATGCCGACGGCCTGCACCCCACCAACCTCGGTCGCCTGGTGCTGAACGTCAACGCGCCGATCACCACTCCGCTGCCGTGCACGCCGCGCGGGGTCATCGAGCTGCTGCTGCGAGGCGGCTACGACCTGAAGGGCAAAGAGGTCGTCGTCGTCGGCCGCGGCGTCACCATCGGTCGCTCGATCGGGCTGCTGCTGACCCGCCGCGAGATCAACGCGACCGTTACCCTCACCCACACGGGAACGGCCGACCTGGCCAAGCACCTGCGTCAGGCCGACGTGATCGTGGCCGCCGCCGGCGTGAAGCACATCGTGCGCGCCGAAGACGTCAAGCCGGGCGCCGCGGTGCTCGACGTGGGCGTCACCCGCGAGACCGACCCCGAGACGGGCAAGTCGCGCGTTCACGGCGATGTGCACCCCGACGTGGCCGAGGTCGCCGGGTTCGTCTCGCCGAACCCCGGAGGCGTCGGTCCGATGACGGTGGCGCTGCTCATGACGAACGTCGTCGAGGCCGCGGAGCGTGCCACGGCCCTCTGA
- the glyA gene encoding serine hydroxymethyltransferase has translation MTDQYFNAPLSEVDPEIAQVLERELDRQRSFLEMIASENFVPVSVLQSQGSVLTNKYAEGYPGRRYYGGCEEVDVAESLAIERAKALFGSEFANVQPHSGATANAAVLHAIARPGDTLLGLSLDQGGHLTHGMKINFSGRLYDIVAYGVDPETSLIDMDEVRRLAVEHKPKVIIAGWSAYPRQLDFEAFRAIADEVGAYLWVDMAHFAGLVAAGVHPNPVPHAHVVSTTVHKTIGGPRSGLILTNDADLAKKINTAVFPGQQGGPLMHVIAAKATAFKLAMTPEFKERQERTLRGASIIADRLTQDDVTNAGIAVRSGGTDVHLVLVDLRDAEIDGKQAEDLLHEIHITVNRNAVPNDPRPPMVTSGLRIGTPALATRGFGDAEFTEVADIIALALQPGAELEALRARVAVLADAFPLYPDLKQ, from the coding sequence ATGACCGATCAGTACTTCAACGCCCCCCTCTCCGAGGTCGACCCCGAGATCGCCCAGGTGCTCGAGCGTGAGCTCGACCGCCAGCGCAGCTTCCTCGAGATGATCGCCTCCGAGAACTTCGTGCCCGTGTCGGTGCTGCAGTCGCAGGGCTCGGTGCTCACGAACAAGTACGCCGAGGGCTACCCGGGTCGCCGGTACTACGGCGGCTGCGAAGAAGTCGACGTCGCCGAATCGCTCGCCATCGAGCGCGCCAAGGCCCTCTTCGGCTCCGAGTTCGCCAACGTGCAGCCCCACTCCGGCGCCACCGCGAACGCCGCCGTGCTGCACGCGATCGCCCGCCCCGGCGACACGCTGCTCGGCCTCTCGCTCGACCAGGGCGGCCACCTGACCCACGGCATGAAGATCAACTTCTCGGGCCGTCTGTACGACATCGTCGCCTACGGCGTCGACCCCGAGACCTCGCTCATCGACATGGACGAGGTGCGCCGCCTCGCCGTCGAGCACAAGCCCAAGGTCATCATCGCCGGCTGGTCGGCCTACCCCCGTCAGCTCGACTTCGAGGCGTTCCGCGCGATCGCCGACGAGGTGGGCGCGTACCTGTGGGTCGACATGGCGCACTTCGCCGGTCTCGTCGCCGCGGGCGTGCACCCGAACCCCGTGCCGCACGCGCACGTCGTGTCGACCACGGTGCACAAGACGATCGGCGGCCCCCGCTCGGGCCTCATCCTCACCAACGACGCCGATCTCGCCAAGAAGATCAACACCGCGGTCTTCCCCGGCCAGCAGGGTGGTCCGCTCATGCACGTGATCGCCGCCAAGGCGACCGCGTTCAAGCTCGCGATGACCCCCGAGTTCAAGGAGCGCCAGGAGCGCACCCTGCGCGGCGCGTCGATCATCGCCGACCGCCTCACGCAGGACGACGTCACGAACGCCGGCATCGCCGTGCGCTCGGGCGGCACCGACGTGCACCTCGTGCTCGTCGACCTGCGCGACGCCGAGATCGACGGCAAGCAGGCCGAAGACCTGCTGCACGAGATCCACATCACGGTCAACCGCAACGCGGTTCCGAACGACCCGCGTCCGCCGATGGTGACCTCGGGCCTGCGCATCGGCACCCCCGCGCTCGCGACCCGCGGCTTCGGCGACGCCGAGTTCACCGAGGTGGCCGACATCATCGCCCTGGCCCTGCAGCCCGGCGCCGAGCTCGAGGCCCTGCGCGCGCGCGTGGCCGTGCTGGCCGACGCCTTCCCGCTGTACCCCGACCTGAAGCAGTGA
- a CDS encoding YrdB family protein, whose product MTDSSNARAQAPLAPGMRPRPSALEIVGVLCGLFAFVTLAVWGFLAWPFPWNIVVGIGAPALAVLVWALFVSPRAVLAVHPFIRALVELFVYAAATVAWWSMGQAAIGLVFAIVAVVVGALNGRRRLA is encoded by the coding sequence GTGACCGACTCATCGAACGCCCGCGCCCAGGCGCCTCTCGCTCCCGGCATGCGTCCGCGGCCGTCGGCGCTCGAGATCGTCGGAGTGCTGTGCGGGCTGTTCGCCTTCGTGACCTTGGCCGTCTGGGGTTTCCTCGCGTGGCCGTTCCCGTGGAACATCGTCGTCGGCATCGGTGCACCCGCCCTCGCCGTGCTCGTGTGGGCCCTCTTCGTCTCGCCGCGCGCCGTGCTCGCCGTGCACCCGTTCATCCGCGCGCTGGTCGAACTGTTCGTCTACGCCGCGGCGACCGTGGCGTGGTGGAGCATGGGCCAGGCCGCGATCGGCCTCGTCTTCGCCATCGTCGCCGTCGTGGTGGGCGCGCTGAACGGTCGCCGGCGCCTGGCATGA
- a CDS encoding FAD-binding oxidoreductase, translating into MTADVVAQLRAELGARVDTSPAALDAARADKSGHAAEGVPLAVVHAASVADVQAVMRIASATGTPVVPRGAGTGLAGGANTGGGEISLSLRAMDRLIEVRPDDLLAVVEPGILNAELNALLEPHGVWWAPDPASRAISTVGGNIATGAGGLLCAKYGVVRDAVLGVDLVLADGRLMHLGHRSVKGVTGLDLTSLVIGSEGTLGIVVGATLKLRRLIAGERVTLTALFDGVRAAAVASAAVTASALQPAIMELMDATSLAAVHRLLSLPAPPVGAAQLTIQTDGPVAADEARAIADVLTAAGGRVSVAADDAEGEELLAVRRAMHPAMETLGTALIEDVSVPRSALPDMFDEIARIERRFDLVIPTVAHAGDGNLHPNFVFEGPEVPPVVWQAAEELFHAALRLGGTLTGEHGIGVLKRRWLADELGDDQWRLQRDIARVFDPLGILNPGKVFAP; encoded by the coding sequence ATGACCGCCGACGTCGTCGCGCAGCTCCGTGCCGAGCTCGGCGCGCGCGTCGACACCTCGCCCGCCGCCCTCGACGCCGCCCGGGCCGACAAGTCCGGCCACGCGGCCGAGGGCGTCCCCCTCGCCGTCGTGCACGCGGCCTCCGTCGCCGACGTGCAAGCGGTGATGCGCATCGCCTCGGCCACCGGCACCCCGGTCGTCCCGCGGGGCGCCGGTACGGGTCTCGCCGGCGGCGCCAACACCGGGGGCGGCGAGATCTCGCTGTCGCTGCGTGCCATGGACCGACTGATCGAGGTGCGCCCCGACGACCTTCTCGCCGTCGTCGAACCCGGCATCCTCAACGCCGAACTCAATGCGCTGCTCGAACCGCACGGCGTGTGGTGGGCGCCCGACCCGGCCAGTCGGGCGATCTCGACCGTCGGCGGCAACATCGCCACGGGCGCGGGCGGTTTGCTGTGCGCCAAGTACGGGGTCGTGCGCGACGCCGTCCTGGGAGTCGACCTCGTGCTCGCCGACGGGCGACTGATGCACCTGGGGCACCGCAGCGTGAAGGGCGTCACCGGGCTCGACCTCACCTCGCTCGTGATCGGGTCCGAGGGCACGCTCGGCATCGTGGTGGGCGCCACGCTCAAGCTCCGCCGCCTCATCGCGGGCGAGCGCGTCACCCTCACCGCCCTCTTCGACGGCGTGCGCGCCGCCGCGGTCGCCTCGGCCGCGGTCACGGCATCCGCACTCCAGCCCGCGATCATGGAGCTGATGGATGCCACGAGCCTCGCCGCCGTGCACCGCCTGCTGTCGCTGCCGGCCCCGCCGGTGGGCGCGGCACAGCTGACGATCCAGACCGACGGACCGGTCGCGGCCGACGAGGCCCGCGCGATCGCCGACGTGCTGACGGCCGCGGGTGGGCGCGTGTCCGTCGCCGCCGACGACGCGGAGGGCGAGGAGCTGCTGGCCGTCCGGCGCGCGATGCACCCCGCGATGGAGACCCTCGGCACCGCCCTCATCGAAGACGTCTCGGTGCCGCGCAGCGCCCTGCCCGACATGTTCGACGAGATCGCCCGGATCGAGCGCCGGTTCGACCTGGTCATCCCGACCGTCGCGCACGCGGGCGACGGCAACCTCCACCCCAACTTCGTGTTCGAGGGGCCCGAGGTGCCGCCCGTGGTGTGGCAGGCCGCCGAAGAGCTGTTCCACGCGGCCCTGCGCCTGGGCGGAACGCTCACCGGCGAGCACGGCATCGGCGTGCTCAAGCGCCGCTGGCTGGCCGACGAGCTCGGCGACGACCAGTGGCGTCTGCAGCGCGACATCGCCCGGGTGTTCGACCCGCTCGGCATCCTGAACCCGGGCAAGGTCTTCGCGCCGTGA
- a CDS encoding L,D-transpeptidase family protein, with translation MTDGANGTDGATYAWAPPEPTKRKNRSGLWIGIPAGATAVALIAASLVLIAPGASVAGVQIGGLTAGAAAQAISTRLAQTAITVESPAGEVTVTGADLGASVDAAALADKAFSENPMWKPSSWFPQGTGVTVAVDQSAAAVALRDRAPGTYRAPVDATVAYDAGSQTYVTSPAEAGEGIDVAAVTAALQSAFDSGTPATTVDAALVPVEAPVSTEEADAAVATLNGVLDTAGFYVGDERTVTVDRATAASWLTVTPDGKGDFAISADTSAIEQAVAGLPGAVDRGAVNADVIVDSGGEVIKTLTEGQTGRALGDTAGVAAAFAAQLADGNAKYSLAVSETPFETAKTERRIDVNLSAQTVTLYENGQVYRNWSMSSGKTGWETHTGTYRIGWKTSMQDMGCAPGYDWCTKDVPWVAYFNGDEAFHGTYWHNNFGTPMSHGCVNLTVNNAKELYDWAYKGTEVSVHY, from the coding sequence ATGACCGACGGCGCAAACGGCACCGACGGCGCGACCTACGCCTGGGCTCCGCCCGAGCCCACGAAGCGCAAGAACCGCTCCGGCCTGTGGATCGGCATCCCCGCCGGCGCGACGGCCGTGGCCCTCATCGCGGCCTCGCTCGTGCTCATCGCTCCCGGGGCCTCGGTCGCCGGCGTGCAGATCGGCGGTCTGACCGCCGGCGCCGCCGCGCAGGCCATCTCGACGCGACTGGCGCAGACGGCCATCACGGTCGAGAGCCCCGCCGGAGAAGTCACCGTCACCGGCGCCGATCTGGGCGCCTCGGTCGACGCGGCCGCCCTGGCCGACAAGGCGTTCTCCGAGAACCCGATGTGGAAGCCCTCGTCGTGGTTCCCGCAGGGCACCGGAGTCACCGTCGCCGTCGACCAGTCGGCTGCCGCCGTGGCTCTGCGCGACCGTGCCCCCGGCACCTACCGCGCGCCCGTCGACGCCACCGTCGCCTACGACGCCGGCTCGCAGACGTACGTCACCTCCCCCGCCGAGGCGGGCGAGGGCATCGACGTCGCCGCCGTCACCGCCGCCCTGCAGTCGGCCTTCGACTCCGGCACCCCCGCGACCACGGTCGACGCGGCGCTCGTGCCGGTCGAAGCCCCCGTCAGCACCGAAGAGGCCGACGCGGCCGTCGCCACGCTCAACGGCGTGCTCGACACCGCCGGCTTCTACGTCGGCGACGAGCGCACCGTCACCGTCGATCGCGCCACCGCCGCCTCGTGGCTCACCGTCACCCCCGACGGCAAGGGCGACTTCGCCATCTCGGCCGACACCTCCGCCATCGAGCAGGCCGTCGCCGGTCTTCCCGGCGCCGTCGACCGCGGAGCCGTGAACGCCGACGTGATCGTCGACAGCGGTGGAGAGGTCATCAAGACGCTCACCGAGGGTCAGACCGGTCGTGCCCTGGGCGACACCGCCGGCGTGGCCGCAGCTTTCGCCGCTCAGCTCGCCGACGGCAACGCCAAGTACTCCCTCGCCGTCTCCGAGACGCCGTTCGAGACCGCGAAGACCGAGCGTCGCATCGACGTCAACCTCAGCGCGCAGACGGTCACCCTGTACGAGAACGGTCAGGTCTACCGCAACTGGTCGATGTCGTCGGGCAAGACCGGGTGGGAGACCCACACCGGCACCTACCGCATCGGCTGGAAGACCTCCATGCAGGACATGGGCTGCGCTCCCGGATACGACTGGTGCACGAAGGACGTCCCCTGGGTCGCGTACTTCAACGGCGACGAGGCGTTCCACGGCACGTACTGGCACAACAACTTCGGCACCCCCATGAGCCACGGCTGCGTCAACCTCACGGTGAACAACGCCAAGGAACTCTACGACTGGGCGTACAAGGGCACCGAGGTCTCGGTCCACTACTGA